A single Thermaerobacter sp. FW80 DNA region contains:
- a CDS encoding IS256 family transposase: MALLELLRKHQGEPEADALREGLRWLAQQLMELEVSELVGAQRYERTETRKTYRNGYRSRPWDTRVGTIELRIPKLRQGSYFPSLLEPRRRAERALVAVVQEAYVQGVSTRKVDDLVRALGLDGISKSEVSRLCAELDERMERFRNRPLEGEYPYVWLDAKPIKVRQDHRVVNMAAVIAVGVKRTGEREVLGFDVGAAETYEFWLAFLRSLVARGLKGVRLVISDAHEGLKRAISEVLAGASWQRCRVHFMRNLLARVPKHAQPMVAALVRTIFAQPDLESAREQLEHVAANLDRRFPQAAALLRDAMEDVLAYMAFPTEHWRRIHSTNVLERLNRELARRCDVVGIFPNMAAAIRLLGALLEEQQDEWLVSRRYFSLESMAKIDACTSHEATRLHETEATLKVLAM, from the coding sequence ATGGCACTTCTCGAGCTTCTACGCAAACACCAGGGGGAGCCGGAAGCCGATGCCCTGCGGGAAGGACTACGCTGGCTGGCCCAACAGCTCATGGAGCTCGAGGTGAGCGAACTCGTTGGCGCTCAGCGGTACGAGCGCACGGAAACGCGCAAGACCTACCGGAACGGCTATCGCTCCCGGCCCTGGGATACCCGCGTGGGCACCATCGAGCTGCGGATCCCAAAGCTCCGCCAGGGCAGCTACTTCCCAAGCCTGCTGGAGCCACGCCGGCGGGCGGAACGGGCCCTGGTCGCCGTGGTGCAGGAGGCTTATGTGCAGGGGGTCAGCACCCGGAAGGTCGACGACCTGGTCCGGGCCTTGGGCCTGGACGGCATCAGCAAGAGCGAGGTGTCGCGACTCTGCGCGGAACTGGACGAGCGGATGGAGCGCTTCCGCAACCGTCCCCTGGAAGGCGAGTACCCCTACGTTTGGCTCGACGCCAAGCCGATCAAGGTGCGGCAGGACCACCGGGTGGTGAACATGGCCGCGGTCATCGCCGTCGGGGTGAAGCGAACCGGGGAGCGCGAGGTGCTGGGCTTTGACGTGGGCGCCGCCGAGACGTACGAGTTCTGGCTCGCGTTTCTCCGCAGCCTGGTGGCCCGCGGGCTCAAGGGTGTTCGCCTCGTCATCTCCGATGCCCATGAGGGGCTCAAGCGCGCCATCAGCGAGGTGCTGGCGGGCGCCAGCTGGCAACGGTGCCGCGTGCACTTCATGCGGAACCTGCTGGCCCGGGTGCCCAAGCACGCCCAGCCGATGGTGGCGGCCCTGGTGCGGACGATCTTCGCCCAGCCCGACCTGGAGTCCGCCCGGGAGCAGCTGGAACACGTGGCAGCCAACCTGGACCGGCGATTCCCCCAGGCCGCCGCTCTGCTTCGGGATGCAATGGAGGACGTGCTGGCGTACATGGCCTTCCCGACCGAGCACTGGCGGCGGATCCACTCGACCAACGTTCTGGAGCGGCTGAATCGGGAACTGGCCCGGCGCTGCGACGTGGTGGGGATCTTCCCGAACATGGCCGCCGCCATCCGCCTGTTGGGAGCTCTTCTCGAGGAGCAACAGGACGAATGGCTGGTGTCCCGGCGGTACTTCAGCCTGGAGTCGATGGCCAAGATTGACGCGTGTACATCACATGAGGCTACGCGGCTCCATGAAACCGAAGCAACCCTGAAGGTGCTGGCCATGTAA
- a CDS encoding DJ-1/PfpI family protein, with amino-acid sequence MKPEEYDGLILPGGRAPEYIRLNEHVPRIVGHFFEANKPIGAICHAALVFARLKGHLKGRKLTAYTACRPDVESLGASYVTEPLHVDGNLVSAHAWPDLPGFMREFLRRLDDLTRNQ; translated from the coding sequence GTGAAGCCCGAGGAGTACGACGGGCTGATCCTACCCGGCGGCCGGGCACCGGAATACATCCGGCTGAACGAGCACGTGCCGCGCATCGTGGGCCACTTCTTTGAGGCCAACAAGCCCATCGGCGCCATCTGCCATGCCGCCCTGGTGTTCGCGCGGCTGAAGGGCCACCTGAAAGGGCGAAAGTTGACGGCGTATACCGCCTGCCGGCCGGACGTGGAGTCTCTGGGCGCGTCCTACGTGACCGAGCCGCTGCACGTCGACGGCAACCTGGTGTCGGCCCACGCGTGGCCCGATCTGCCCGGCTTCATGCGCGAATTCCTGCGGCGGCTTGACGATTTAACCCGTAATCAGTAA
- a CDS encoding IS256 family transposase: protein MSRIPPSQQLAELARQLAAQAREGTEVEDLTHALVRLGARKLIQELLEAEVTELLGRGRYERREPGQEGARNGYKPRTLRCAEGRLEIDVPQVRGMEGLCQPTLWRALKRRTDVLERLVVEMYARGLSTRDIEDALAELAGSEAPLLSRSTVSRITEALHEEFEAFAQRDLSGLDVVYLFADAIYESLRRQAGCREGILVTWAILSDGSKVLVHLSLGNKERYEDWLEHFRDLVRRGLKTPLTVTTDGAPGLIQAVEAMWPEAERIRCWVHKMRNVLDKVPEEARPVLKPYLEAIRDAPDIEQGRRLVAEVVERFGREYPSAMRSLQEDLEASLAHLRLPAAHRKHVRTTNLVERSFEEERRRAKVIPRFRSERECLKLVFAVLWRASERWRRVQFSEHERKQLERYIEERQRQRAAQKEVSPAATVA, encoded by the coding sequence ATGTCCAGGATACCACCCAGCCAGCAGTTGGCGGAGCTGGCCCGGCAGCTGGCCGCGCAGGCCCGGGAGGGTACTGAGGTCGAGGACCTGACCCATGCCCTCGTCCGCCTGGGCGCCCGCAAGCTCATCCAGGAGCTGCTGGAGGCAGAGGTCACGGAGCTTTTGGGGCGCGGACGCTACGAGCGGCGCGAGCCTGGCCAGGAAGGCGCCCGCAACGGCTACAAGCCGCGGACGCTGCGTTGCGCCGAGGGGCGGCTCGAGATCGACGTCCCCCAGGTGCGGGGCATGGAGGGACTGTGCCAGCCCACGCTGTGGAGGGCCCTCAAGCGGCGGACGGACGTGCTGGAGCGCCTGGTGGTGGAGATGTACGCCCGGGGCCTCTCTACCCGGGACATCGAGGATGCGCTGGCGGAGCTGGCGGGCAGCGAAGCGCCGCTTTTGAGCCGGTCCACCGTGAGCCGGATCACCGAGGCGCTCCACGAGGAGTTCGAGGCCTTTGCCCAGCGGGACCTGTCAGGCCTCGACGTGGTGTACCTGTTCGCCGACGCCATCTACGAGTCGCTGCGCCGGCAGGCGGGCTGCCGTGAGGGCATCCTGGTCACCTGGGCCATCTTGAGCGACGGCAGCAAGGTGCTGGTGCACCTGAGCCTGGGCAACAAGGAGCGCTACGAGGACTGGCTGGAGCACTTCCGGGATCTGGTGCGCCGGGGGCTGAAGACGCCGCTGACGGTGACGACGGACGGGGCGCCGGGGCTGATCCAGGCGGTGGAAGCCATGTGGCCGGAGGCGGAGCGCATCCGCTGCTGGGTGCACAAGATGCGGAACGTGCTGGACAAGGTGCCGGAGGAGGCGCGGCCCGTGCTCAAGCCCTACCTGGAGGCGATCCGGGACGCACCGGATATCGAGCAGGGCCGGCGGCTGGTGGCCGAGGTGGTGGAGCGGTTCGGGCGGGAGTATCCCTCGGCCATGCGGAGCCTGCAGGAGGACCTGGAAGCGAGCCTGGCGCACCTGCGGCTACCCGCCGCCCACCGCAAGCATGTCCGGACCACCAACCTGGTGGAGCGCAGCTTCGAGGAGGAGCGGCGGCGCGCCAAGGTGATCCCGCGGTTTCGGAGCGAGCGGGAGTGCCTGAAGCTAGTCTTCGCCGTGCTGTGGCGGGCGAGTGAGCGCTGGCGGCGGGTGCAGTTCAGCGAGCACGAACGAAAGCAGCTGGAGCGCTACATCGAGGAGCGGCAACGGCAAAGAGCGGCGCAGAAAGAGGTTTCACCCGCTGCCACCGTGGCATGA
- a CDS encoding IS256 family transposase produces the protein MTADFRMALLELLRQYQGEPEVDALREGLRWLAQQLMEVEVSELIGAQRYERTPSRTTYRNGYRPRRWDTRVGTIELQIPKLRRGSYFPSLLKPRRRAERALLAVVQEAYVHGVSTRKVDELVQALGVGGLSKSEVSRICAELDEHMERFRNRPLEGEYPYVWLDAKAVKVRQDGRVVNMAAVIAVGVRETGEREVLGFDVGAAETYEFWLDFLRRLVARGLKGVRLVISDAHEGLKRAIGEVLAGATWQRCRVHFMRNLLARVPKHAQSMVAALVRTIFAQPDRASARQQLEQVAANLERRFPQVASLLREAAEEVLAYMDFPPEHWRGIHSTNVLERLNRELARRCDVVGIFPNVAAVLRLLGALLEEQQDEWLVQRRYFSQASMAKLKGGDALGSDSVSALAVAAR, from the coding sequence GTGACCGCTGACTTCAGGATGGCACTTCTCGAACTGCTGCGCCAGTACCAGGGCGAGCCCGAGGTCGACGCCCTGCGGGAGGGCCTGCGCTGGCTCGCCCAGCAGCTGATGGAGGTCGAGGTCAGCGAACTCATCGGCGCCCAGCGCTACGAGCGCACCCCGTCGCGCACTACCTACCGAAACGGGTACCGCCCCCGGCGCTGGGACACGCGCGTGGGCACCATCGAGCTGCAGATCCCGAAGTTACGCCGCGGCAGCTACTTCCCCAGCCTCTTGAAGCCGCGGCGGCGCGCGGAGCGGGCCTTGCTGGCCGTGGTGCAGGAGGCCTACGTGCACGGGGTGAGCACGCGCAAGGTGGACGAGCTGGTCCAGGCGCTGGGCGTCGGGGGCTTGAGCAAGAGCGAGGTCTCCCGCATCTGCGCCGAGCTGGACGAGCACATGGAGCGCTTTCGGAACCGGCCGCTGGAAGGCGAGTACCCCTACGTGTGGCTGGACGCCAAGGCGGTGAAGGTGCGGCAAGACGGACGGGTGGTGAACATGGCGGCCGTGATCGCCGTGGGTGTGCGGGAGACAGGGGAACGGGAGGTCCTGGGGTTCGACGTGGGCGCGGCCGAGACGTACGAGTTCTGGCTGGACTTCCTACGTCGCCTGGTGGCCCGGGGGCTGAAGGGCGTGCGGCTGGTGATCTCGGACGCCCACGAGGGCCTCAAGCGAGCCATCGGTGAGGTGCTGGCAGGCGCCACGTGGCAGCGGTGCCGGGTGCACTTCATGCGGAACCTGCTGGCGCGGGTGCCCAAGCACGCCCAGTCCATGGTGGCAGCGCTGGTACGGACCATCTTCGCCCAGCCGGACCGTGCCTCGGCTCGGCAGCAGCTGGAGCAGGTGGCGGCAAACTTGGAGCGGCGGTTCCCCCAGGTGGCGAGCCTGCTGCGGGAGGCCGCGGAGGAGGTTTTGGCCTACATGGACTTCCCGCCGGAGCACTGGCGGGGGATCCACTCGACGAACGTCCTGGAGCGGCTGAACCGCGAGCTGGCGCGGCGGTGCGACGTGGTGGGCATCTTCCCGAACGTGGCGGCGGTGCTGCGCCTGCTGGGTGCGCTGCTGGAGGAGCAGCAGGACGAGTGGCTGGTGCAGCGGCGGTACTTTAGCCAGGCGTCGATGGCGAAGCTCAAGGGCGGTGACGCGTTGGGGAGTGACTCGGTAAGCGCCTTGGCTGTTGCAGCGAGGTAA
- a CDS encoding tryptophanase, translating to MPRGEPFKIKMVEPIRLISREEREAAIRRAGYNVFALRSHEVYVDLLTDSGTGAMSQEQWAAMMRGDESYAGAASYYRLRDVVEEITGYPYVLPTHQGRGAEQVVLPNLVTRPGMYVLSNMFFDTTRAHVQLAGGRPVDLVTPEAMDTESEYPFKGNMDLDRLEAFIRDHGAEDIACIIMTVTNNSAGGQPVSMANIRATSEIARRHGIPLLFDAARYAENCWFVRQREPGYAGKSPLEIAREMFSYGDGLMMSAKKDGLVNIGGLAAFRDKELYEKACGRLVPYEGFLTYGGLAGRDMEAMAVGLREALDADYLAYRVGQVEYLGQLLRDGGVPIQWPVGGHAVFVDARKFLPHIPPEQFPGHALAIETYLEGGVRGVEVGSLMMGRDPATGRQLPSPFEFFRLAIPRRVYTSRHLEDVADTLIRVYRRRERVRGVRFTYEPKVLRHFTARFEFVE from the coding sequence ATGCCCCGAGGCGAACCCTTCAAGATCAAGATGGTCGAACCCATCCGGCTCATCTCCCGGGAGGAGCGAGAGGCCGCCATCCGGCGGGCCGGCTACAACGTCTTTGCCCTGCGGTCCCACGAGGTTTACGTCGACCTGCTGACCGACTCCGGCACAGGCGCCATGAGCCAGGAGCAATGGGCGGCCATGATGCGGGGTGACGAGTCCTACGCCGGCGCGGCCAGCTACTACCGGCTGCGGGACGTGGTCGAGGAGATCACGGGCTACCCCTACGTGCTGCCCACCCATCAGGGCCGGGGTGCTGAGCAGGTGGTCCTGCCCAATCTCGTCACCCGCCCCGGCATGTACGTCCTGAGCAACATGTTCTTCGACACCACCCGGGCCCACGTGCAGCTGGCCGGCGGCCGGCCGGTCGACCTGGTCACCCCCGAGGCCATGGACACGGAGAGCGAGTACCCCTTCAAAGGCAACATGGACCTGGACAGGCTGGAAGCCTTCATCCGGGACCACGGGGCGGAGGACATCGCCTGCATCATCATGACCGTGACCAACAACTCCGCCGGCGGCCAGCCCGTCTCCATGGCCAACATCCGGGCCACCAGCGAGATCGCCCGGCGGCATGGCATTCCCCTGCTCTTCGATGCGGCCCGGTATGCGGAGAATTGCTGGTTCGTCCGGCAGCGGGAGCCGGGTTACGCCGGCAAGAGCCCCCTGGAGATCGCCCGGGAGATGTTCTCCTACGGCGACGGCTTGATGATGAGCGCCAAGAAGGATGGGCTGGTGAACATCGGCGGCCTGGCCGCCTTCCGGGACAAGGAGCTGTACGAGAAGGCCTGCGGGCGGCTCGTCCCCTATGAGGGCTTTCTTACCTATGGCGGGCTGGCCGGCCGGGACATGGAGGCAATGGCCGTGGGGCTCAGGGAGGCGCTGGATGCGGACTATCTGGCCTACCGGGTGGGCCAGGTGGAGTACCTGGGGCAGCTCCTCCGGGACGGCGGCGTGCCCATCCAGTGGCCGGTGGGCGGTCACGCGGTCTTCGTCGATGCCAGGAAATTCCTGCCCCACATCCCGCCGGAACAGTTCCCCGGCCACGCCCTGGCCATCGAGACATACCTTGAAGGGGGCGTGCGGGGCGTCGAGGTGGGCTCCCTCATGATGGGCCGCGACCCCGCCACCGGCCGGCAGCTTCCTTCTCCCTTCGAGTTCTTCCGCCTGGCGATTCCGCGGCGGGTGTACACGAGCCGGCACCTGGAGGATGTGGCCGACACCCTGATCCGCGTCTACCGGCGACGGGAGCGGGTGCGGGGCGTCCGGTTCACTTACGAGCCGAAGGTGCTACGCCACTTCACGGCACGGTTCGAGTTCGTGGAGTAA
- the istB gene encoding IS21-like element helper ATPase IstB, which yields MQVHQLERLLKKLKLGGMLATLQQRFEQAQGQQLGYLEFLVLLLEDEIARRDQKTLALRVAKARFEEVKTLTDFDFRASPKIPAALIRDLATLRFLQRQESVLICGPVGVGKSHIAQALGYLACQQGYRVRYVKTPRLLADLGGGRADGTYDTRLRSYLGPDLLILDDFGLQAFTATQSEDLDQLICERYLRRCTIVVSNRPPQEWYTLFADPVLAEGALDRLVNASHHVLMDGPSYRPRKRPGSTTTLTADPTGEVMPSA from the coding sequence GTGCAGGTGCATCAGCTCGAGCGCCTGCTCAAGAAGCTCAAGCTGGGGGGCATGCTCGCCACTCTCCAACAGCGGTTCGAGCAGGCCCAGGGCCAGCAGCTCGGCTACCTCGAGTTCCTCGTGCTCCTGCTGGAGGACGAGATCGCCCGCCGCGACCAGAAGACCCTCGCCCTGCGCGTGGCCAAAGCCCGTTTTGAGGAGGTCAAGACGCTGACCGACTTCGACTTCCGGGCCAGCCCGAAGATTCCCGCCGCCCTCATCCGCGACCTGGCTACCCTGCGCTTCCTCCAGCGCCAGGAGTCCGTGCTCATCTGCGGGCCTGTGGGCGTGGGCAAGTCCCACATCGCCCAAGCCCTCGGGTACCTCGCCTGCCAGCAGGGCTACCGCGTCCGCTACGTCAAGACGCCCCGCCTGCTGGCCGATCTCGGCGGTGGCCGTGCCGACGGCACCTACGACACTCGCCTACGTAGCTACCTCGGTCCGGACCTGCTCATCCTCGACGACTTCGGCCTGCAGGCGTTCACCGCCACCCAGTCCGAGGACCTCGATCAGCTCATCTGCGAGCGGTACCTGCGCCGCTGCACCATCGTCGTCTCCAACCGGCCGCCGCAGGAGTGGTACACCCTCTTCGCCGATCCCGTGCTGGCCGAAGGTGCGCTGGACCGGCTTGTCAACGCCTCGCACCACGTGCTTATGGACGGGCCCAGTTACAGGCCCCGCAAACGGCCCGGCAGCACCACCACCCTAACCGCCGATCCCACCGGGGAGGTGATGCCGTCCGCGTAG
- a CDS encoding TetR/AcrR family transcriptional regulator, producing MRPSRTGGESKISPRRARTKRPEQILLTAKSVFARSNYRSSTTAEIAAEAGVSEPLIYRYYPSKKHLFLAVLEDVTQRIFRRWDTIRRSETSSLACLRRIGQDYLDLVDRNSEDLKVFFKAVSEDSDPEIRQFLAESYRKYARYLEDVARQGQEQGEIRRDVPARVIAWQMMSLGAAFNLFAVLTLSEWTRADREAQLLAFIERITAAGAPASSSARSTDERATGSVASPDGGGEGQPATRPDRGG from the coding sequence TTGCGTCCGAGCCGGACGGGGGGTGAGTCGAAGATCAGCCCGCGGCGAGCGAGAACGAAACGGCCCGAGCAGATCCTGCTCACGGCCAAGTCGGTCTTCGCCCGGTCCAACTACCGGTCGAGCACCACGGCGGAGATCGCCGCCGAGGCGGGCGTCTCGGAGCCGCTCATCTACCGCTATTACCCGTCCAAGAAGCACCTCTTCCTGGCGGTGCTGGAGGACGTCACCCAGCGGATCTTCCGGCGCTGGGACACCATCCGCCGGTCCGAGACGTCGAGCCTGGCCTGCCTGCGGCGCATCGGCCAGGACTACCTGGATCTCGTGGACCGGAACAGCGAGGACCTGAAGGTGTTCTTCAAGGCCGTCTCCGAGGACAGCGACCCGGAGATCCGCCAGTTCCTGGCCGAGAGTTACCGCAAGTACGCCCGGTACCTGGAAGACGTCGCCCGGCAGGGACAGGAGCAGGGGGAGATCCGCCGCGACGTCCCCGCCCGGGTGATCGCCTGGCAGATGATGAGCCTGGGCGCCGCCTTCAACCTGTTCGCCGTGCTGACGCTGTCGGAATGGACGAGGGCGGACCGCGAGGCCCAGTTACTGGCCTTTATCGAGCGCATCACCGCGGCCGGCGCGCCCGCCAGTTCATCGGCCCGTTCAACGGACGAACGGGCGACGGGCTCGGTCGCCAGCCCGGATGGCGGCGGCGAGGGGCAGCCCGCCACCCGGCCGGATCGAGGGGGATGA
- the istA gene encoding IS21 family transposase, with the protein MARRSWTVVQIVDIYLHWQAGRSIQAIARSLGIDRKTVRKYIRVALAAGFEPGVARTPEQWRAFVRERFPGLEDPRRRSDRFALLDPYRDFIREGLATNRMSTVHRRLVAQTGLPVSIATFRRYVHATFPELLLPAASVPVWRPEVEPGEEAQVDFGYLGLWLDPVRQRTMRVYAFTMVLSYSRHLFARLVTRLDQETWQDGHVRAFAFFGGIPRRIVPDNLKPGVLKPDLYDPVLNRTYAELAAHYGFLIDPARAGRPKDKPRVERAIPYLRESFWQGQAFVHLDAANRELERWCLEVAGQRVHGTTRRRPVEVFCAEERPRLLPLPATPWEPWIWTVAKVAPDSYCGVAGALYSVPYTLRGQRLDVRLTPKRVQFYRGEDLVKTHVRGPKGSRTTDPADLPPDRVAFYQRTPPWCLQQARALGPSVFELVHQLLQGHTLTHLRQAQGILRLGERFGPGRLEAACQRALEFGDPRYRTVKNILERGYDQASGPQPTPACRGDAYLRGPGAYTLTPRR; encoded by the coding sequence ATGGCGCGGAGGTCGTGGACCGTGGTCCAGATTGTTGACATCTACCTGCATTGGCAGGCAGGCCGTAGCATCCAGGCCATCGCCCGCAGCCTGGGCATCGACCGCAAGACGGTACGCAAGTACATCCGGGTCGCGTTGGCGGCAGGGTTCGAGCCGGGTGTGGCACGCACACCGGAGCAATGGCGCGCGTTCGTGCGCGAGCGGTTCCCCGGGCTGGAGGATCCCCGCCGGCGCTCGGACCGTTTCGCCTTGCTCGACCCCTACCGGGACTTCATCCGCGAGGGCCTTGCAACCAACCGGATGAGCACGGTACACCGGCGCCTGGTGGCCCAGACGGGCCTGCCCGTGAGCATCGCCACCTTCCGGCGCTACGTGCACGCCACGTTCCCGGAGCTGCTCCTGCCCGCGGCCTCGGTGCCCGTGTGGCGACCGGAGGTGGAGCCCGGTGAAGAGGCGCAGGTGGATTTCGGCTACCTGGGGCTCTGGCTGGACCCGGTTCGCCAGCGCACCATGCGGGTGTACGCCTTCACCATGGTGCTCAGCTACAGCCGCCACCTCTTCGCCCGGCTGGTCACACGCCTGGACCAGGAGACCTGGCAGGACGGCCACGTGCGCGCTTTCGCCTTCTTCGGCGGCATCCCACGGCGCATCGTCCCCGACAACCTCAAGCCCGGCGTGCTCAAGCCCGACCTGTACGATCCCGTGCTGAACCGAACGTACGCCGAGCTGGCCGCGCACTACGGCTTCCTCATCGACCCGGCTCGAGCCGGCCGCCCGAAGGACAAGCCGCGCGTGGAGCGCGCCATTCCCTACCTGCGAGAGAGCTTCTGGCAGGGACAGGCGTTCGTCCACCTCGACGCCGCCAACCGGGAGCTGGAGCGTTGGTGCCTCGAAGTGGCCGGGCAGCGCGTGCACGGCACGACCCGCCGCCGGCCCGTCGAGGTGTTCTGCGCCGAGGAACGCCCACGCCTTTTGCCCCTGCCTGCTACGCCGTGGGAGCCATGGATCTGGACCGTGGCCAAGGTGGCACCCGACAGTTACTGCGGCGTCGCCGGTGCGCTGTACTCGGTGCCCTACACCTTGCGCGGTCAGCGCCTGGATGTGCGCCTCACCCCGAAACGGGTGCAGTTCTATCGCGGTGAGGACCTCGTCAAGACCCACGTGCGCGGGCCCAAGGGCAGCCGAACCACCGACCCGGCCGACCTGCCGCCGGACCGGGTCGCCTTCTACCAGCGCACGCCCCCGTGGTGCCTGCAACAGGCCCGCGCCCTGGGACCGTCCGTGTTCGAGCTCGTCCACCAGCTCCTCCAGGGGCATACGCTCACTCACCTGCGCCAGGCTCAGGGCATCCTCCGCCTCGGCGAGCGCTTCGGCCCCGGGCGATTGGAGGCCGCCTGCCAGCGCGCCCTGGAGTTCGGCGATCCCCGCTACCGCACTGTCAAGAACATCCTCGAACGCGGCTACGACCAAGCCTCGGGGCCTCAGCCGACCCCCGCGTGCCGCGGCGACGCCTACCTGCGGGGCCCCGGGGCCTATACCCTCACGCCCAGGAGGTGA
- a CDS encoding IS256 family transposase — MHQRTTSGNLTSSPTWEGLHEWLRNAIQALIQEALEAEVTELLGRVRYQRRAAVDAPAGYRNGYGKPRKLTTPMGTLTLRRPRVRGLEERFESRILPLFVRRTKEVSELLPELYLHGLAEGDFDLALRGLLGEEAPLSARTVARLKERWQAEWEAWRTRRLDALQVVYLWVDGVYVKAGLERERAALLVAVAGLVDGRKEVVAVVPGYRESVASGSEVLRDLRDRGMNAPRLVIGDGHLGIWGALRNVWPEAEEQRCWNHKVLNVLEQLPRRQQAVAKPMLRAIAYAPTRAEAERKRKAFEAWCHRHGYGKAAETLGRDWERMVTFYRYPKEHWRHLRTTNVVESPFAALRLRTDAAKRFKKVERATAVIWKMLMVAQTRFRRLSAPELLAKVYAGARYEDGIEVAEKGVAA; from the coding sequence ATGCACCAGCGGACCACGTCGGGGAACCTGACGTCAAGCCCCACCTGGGAAGGACTGCACGAGTGGCTGCGGAACGCGATCCAGGCGCTGATCCAGGAGGCGCTGGAGGCCGAGGTGACCGAGCTTTTGGGCCGGGTCCGCTACCAGCGGCGTGCCGCCGTCGATGCACCGGCCGGGTACCGGAACGGGTACGGCAAGCCGCGGAAGCTGACCACCCCCATGGGCACCCTGACCCTGCGGCGTCCCCGGGTGCGGGGCCTCGAGGAGCGGTTCGAGAGCCGGATCCTGCCTCTGTTCGTTCGGCGCACGAAGGAGGTCTCGGAGCTGTTGCCGGAGCTGTACCTGCACGGGCTGGCCGAGGGGGACTTCGACCTGGCCCTGCGGGGGCTGCTCGGTGAAGAGGCGCCGCTTTCCGCCCGGACGGTGGCGCGCCTGAAGGAGCGGTGGCAGGCGGAGTGGGAGGCCTGGCGGACGCGGCGGCTGGATGCGCTGCAGGTGGTCTACCTGTGGGTGGACGGGGTGTACGTGAAGGCGGGGTTGGAGCGGGAGCGGGCGGCGCTGCTCGTGGCCGTGGCGGGCCTCGTGGACGGCCGCAAGGAGGTGGTGGCGGTTGTGCCGGGCTACCGGGAGTCGGTGGCGAGCGGGTCGGAGGTGCTGCGGGACCTGCGGGACCGAGGGATGAACGCGCCCAGGCTGGTGATCGGGGACGGGCACCTAGGGATCTGGGGCGCGCTGCGCAACGTCTGGCCGGAAGCGGAGGAGCAGCGCTGCTGGAACCACAAGGTGCTCAACGTGCTGGAGCAGCTGCCGCGCCGGCAGCAGGCCGTGGCCAAGCCCATGCTCCGGGCCATCGCCTACGCCCCGACCCGGGCGGAGGCGGAACGGAAGCGCAAGGCGTTCGAGGCCTGGTGTCACCGGCACGGCTACGGGAAGGCGGCGGAGACGCTGGGGCGGGACTGGGAGCGCATGGTGACGTTTTACCGGTACCCCAAGGAGCACTGGCGCCACCTGCGGACCACAAACGTGGTGGAATCCCCCTTCGCCGCGCTGCGGCTGCGTACGGACGCGGCCAAGCGGTTCAAGAAGGTGGAGCGGGCCACGGCGGTGATCTGGAAGATGCTCATGGTGGCCCAGACCCGCTTCCGGCGGCTAAGCGCCCCGGAGTTGCTGGCCAAGGTCTACGCCGGGGCGCGGTACGAAGACGGCATCGAGGTCGCGGAGAAGGGGGTCGCCGCCTGA